Within Ipomoea triloba cultivar NCNSP0323 chromosome 9, ASM357664v1, the genomic segment CTAAATGTTGAAATATTTTCTGACCTTTTAAATTTACAAGAAAGATTGAATTTTCCTAGTAACAAAATGCCCTATTATATTTAAGTGATATGGAATGCATAATATTTATTcacttttgtttatttaaaaaaaaaaaaaaagaaaacctcTTTTTAGTCCTAGAACTACTATGTCAATTTCACATTTACTCcatcaacattttattttgtcatatttaatgcatgattttcatttttaaaatatatttttttatctttttaatcaattcttcaataaaaaaaacaattgcaaTGTGTAACGATGGAACCATgggtaaattattttgtgaaCCCGGGTTCAAAATACAccatttacatactaaatgttcacagcttactttttaaaagtttacaatTTGTGGTGACCATGTATTGTATTCACAATTCTCAAAACTTAAAagcacaatttatattctaaaagtttacaattctaatactaaaaTACGCAATTTAGGACagggtccactttgcaaggtacaccctggtccatagtataacaactAATTGgaattaacaaatttaaaataacaacCAAAGTTATGCACttgaaaaattagtaaaaatacAACAAACACAAAATAATATGCATAACTATGTACCTTAGGGTACGGTGCATAACTTTACAACATAAGGTGCATAACTTTGTAACTTAGGGTGCATAAATTTGCACCTTCAGGCATATAATTTTGAATACTTAGGTAAATAGTGTCGCTACTCAATGTGCAAAACTTTACAACTAAGGATGAATAAATTTGCACCTTAAGGTAAGGAAAACTTTGtacatttactttttttttttggtaaattcgaCGGGCTTTTCTCCGCACCTTAAGGTAAGGAAAACTTTGtacatttactttttttttttggtaaattcgaCGGGcttttctccgtccgtttaacggtttGCACCTTAAGGTAAGGAAAACTTTatacatttactttttttttggtaaattcaacgggtctttctccgtccgtttaacggtccggtgGCATGAgagctggcccaaggggaatcatcacttgtggGAACTGAACCCggattctcccgaaattcttctcCATAAAaaaagctcacttgccacttgagctaccccattgggttaacTTTGTACATTTATGTGCCCACCTTTAACATGTAATGTAATGTTCATAACTTTGCATCCTACAAAGCGAAACTATGCACTCAAAGAAGGAACAATATGCATTCGAAGAAGGACAATATGCACtcaaagaaggaaaataatgcacccaaataaaaaaaatgaacttacttagaaaaattaccataatgccgTCACATTTTTTTTCTAGACTGCTCATCTGGAATAGATCAATGTGTTAGAAACAtttgtaatttagattttgatagATACcaaaagttaagaattttagtcccctatttatttttaccttttaGACTTGGGTCATTTATGCTCAAAATCGAATAGTCCTATTGGTAACTCGAGAAGTCACGTTTCAGATAGACAAAACAATTCGAATGATGATAACTCGAAAGGTTACGTTTCGGATAGTCTCAACAAAGTTTGAATAGTAACTCAAATGGTTACCTTTCGAATAGCTTGAAGTTGAAGACCtcgaagagttgaagacttgaagagttCAAGAATAAGATTCGAAGAGTAAAGACTACAAGATCGAAAGGTTGCAAAGGCCGAATGGTGGAAGGTTTTATCTTTCAAAGTATAAGGTGAAACAAATGGTAAGGTCAACCATTCGTATCCGAGAGGTTGTAAAATGTTAAGGTTTGAAACATTAACTCGAATAGTAATAGTTAATCATTCAAAAACAACAACTCGAGACATTCTCTGAGCCAACAGTTCGAAACCTTAAAAACAGTAGTGATTGTAACCAAGGCAAAGAGAGTCTTAGTTTCACATTTCAATGAGGATTTTCCTTAAAAAGCCTAGACATTTTGTGCAGAACAAACAAATATGTTCAACGCAAATAAGTCTTTAACGGTTGGAAGTCTGACAAGTGTACCCAACCTCCGGATTACCCGCTGGTTAATAGACGTTTGAAATgggtttccctccaacggacaCATTTCTAAAAcgcctataaataccttcattCAAGACTAAAGAATGTGCTTGtctattaaaaaattttctaaGTGCTCAAAGCGCGAAAAAGCAATTATCAAGCAAGGCTAGTGAGAGAGAAAACTTAAAGTTCATATCCAGATTCAAGAGACTTATGTTGCGAAGAAAGCTCTTATCCAGATTCAACCAAGCCAAACTCTTAGTTGGAGATTGAAGAATCTTTTTCTTCAACCTCTTTACTCGGTAGAAGTAGAAAGATGCAGAGTAAATTCAATTGAGTTGAAAAACCTGTGGAGTTCAAGGCCGGCTTTGTGTTCAAGGCTTGAACGTCCGTTTTGTACTAAAGGAATAGTGCAAACCTCCTAAGTgtttaaggagaagagtggagtaggcagAGTTGGCCGAATCACTATAAAAAATTCTCTCTCAATCTCTTTACATTTCTGCTTTTAATTTTTGCATAACATTCATGCAAACTTAATCTTTCAAAGAACAAACTACGTGCAAACAAACTAACTAGGGGTATAATATATTTTCGCTGCGTAAAACTCTCAAATCGTTGGAGTAGCATAGAAGTAACCCTTTGGATCTTCTTCATTCGAACCGttgataattttcaaaaatctttacaagtctattcaccccatCTAGACTTGTAACCCCTACCCACGGGACCAACACAATAGCTTATTATATTTAACCCTACTTTTTTCTTTAGAGTTTcttggtgtgtgtgtgtatatatatacacacacacacaattggGAGgcggcaattttttttttatatccttATAAATATTCCTTTTATTCTAGAATGCCAATCTCATTTAtagtaaattttaaatataaacattcaatatgaAACAgaggaaataaataaataaaaccaatCTGTTGACAATGAATAGAAAACAAGAACATAAGCATGAAAGTGGGTGAGCAGTGAAATAATAGTAGCTTTTTGCGTAAACATATTACAGTCTCTGTAGCTGTTGAGCAACTCCAAAATCCCTTTGGCctaataaaacattaattaaagaattataCTTTGTAGGAATAAATCCTCCAAAATCTCAAGTTCATTCATAACAAATTCTAGCAGCGACCCGTTTCGTGAACTTAATTATAAGAATGCATTTAGGACAGCggtaaaattgaaataattagtaGTCTTAACAATGACATTAGAGCAGTAGTGATTAGATTAGTGAATTGCACCAAGTGTAATTTTATTGGCAAGCAAGTGTTTGGAAAGCTGCGTTTTGTCATGCGAAACAGAAGAGTACCGTACCTTAATAATGTTACCGGAAAGTATTTGTGTATCAATAAACAAAGGTTAATAGTTAGAGTACAAGTTTGAGCATGTCCCACTTTGTTGTCACAGGAACTCAGTATTTATGCTGCCCAATGACTAATTAATCTAGTTTAATAAGTGCAACTGCTCGATATAAGTAAAACGACCCCTCTCATAAGTGCAATGGCTCCCTAATAAGTGCATTGATTttacatttagggtgtgtttggaaagcaggaaaatgatttctggaaaatgatttctagaaaatgagtcattttccagaaatcattttcctttcttgtgtttggctgcagagCAGAAAACTGTatattgtgtgtttggttcattttccagaaaatgaggaagaagtgtttggttcattttccagaaaatgaggaggaaaatgaacagaattctATAATTACGTGTTTTAgtatatttgtttaaatataacaacatttataattaacaaatgactaataaaatatcaaaataactaacaaagtactacaattaaaaataacaaagcaaAATTGAGTTGATCATTGTATCCAAcatcttacaatccaaaataagatatcaaaataacaatTCCTAAATAACTAGTTGATCATCCCATCCAAATTTtacaatccaaaataagatatcaaaataacaatCTAGCAATCCAACATTAAAGTCTtacaatccaaaataagatatcaaaataacaatCTAGCAATCCAACATTAACGTCTTACAATCCAAGAGAAAGTAATAAAATCCAACATAAccaatatctaactcaaagatGAAATAAAGCTCTCAATCCACTTTCTCTTCAAGCTTGAACTCTTCACCTTGAAAATTCTAGCTTGAACTTCGTTTGTCATTAGAAATTCAAATGCTTTGCACAAATCATCCTCGTGAAAGTCGGCGCCTATTGTCATCACTTGTTGATACAATTCACTTTCATCAATGCCACTGGTGCTCAATGATTTAATGGCTGATGCAATGTTACCAAGTTGCTTTGCCATTTCATCAACTTTCAAGTCAAGTGACTTTCTCTTACGCCCTGATTTTTTAGACGAAGTAGCAGTTGATACAGATGTTTTCCCCCTAGTTTCTTCATCATTTTGGTCATGCAAGTTTTCAGGAGTTATGTCATCCACTTCATTGGTACTTTCTAGCTCAATATCTGCAAAAGATTTTGCAAACCTTCCTACGGCACAATCTCTCCCAACAACAATAGACATTTCATCATAATACTCAATTTTTCTGTTCAATATAGTTTCATACTTGGGAGTTGCCTATCAATAAAAAgcaaaaatacattaaaaagtatgcaatagtaaaaaattttaacattagAATTATGTTAATACCAAATTACCGAGATAAGCTCCATATAAGTTGCTGAATCGCATGTAATCATTTTCAACGAATCCTCCCAACCAACTCCACTCAAATTTTTCAGTTTGCAAATCATCATCCACGTGTTCTTCACTGTTTTCAAATGATTCTCTACATGTTTGGATTCACATGCAACATTGAATTGTTCAGAAATAGTAGAAGCAACACGGTTGAATGAGgaagatctaaaattgttagtTGGATTGTTGGGATTGTTAGCCTCTTCAGCTAATATCTGTAGAAATACACCCTCCATTGGCTTTGTCCACCTAAATTGCTTAGAAGTGCCAATTCCCTTGCCTTTATTCATGATGCTATAAGACAAATAATTTTGGaacaataaaacaataaaacaaatatcAACTATAAAGTAATCCAAGTTTAACAATTAATAACATTCAACAAAGCAGCACTAAGAAATGTTTAACAATAAAACAAGTACCAAACATAAACTAATCCAAGTTTAACAACTAATAACATCCAACAAAGTAGCAATAAGAAATGTTTAACAATAAACTAGATACTAAAGTCATTCCACATTTGTTCTGCAATTTCATCCCTCTTTGCATTCCACTGTTTAGCCTCGTGTCTTTCTTCACTTTGAGTATGAGATAATGTCAACAAGctaccatcatcatcaactaaTGCTTGATTAATTTCATCATTAGGATCGATTCCCATAATATGGTTATGAATTATGCAACAAGCTAAAACTATATCCACTTGTGTCATAAAATCCCAAAATGGTTCTGCATCTAATACACGGAATCGTTTCTTCAAAATTCCAAACACTCTTTCAATAGTTGTTCTTAAGGACGAATGACGAAGATTAAATAGTTCTTTCTTATTCTCAGGACGATGACCACTAAACTCCTTCAAATGATATCTAACACCACGGTATGGAGTAAGTATCCCATTCCGGATGCCATATCCAGCATCACCAAGATAATATTTTCCTACAAGTGTACACAACTTGATTacttatatgtaatttttatataatatattgtaacaTAATGAAAAAATGATAGTTGTATTAGTTATACCTTCTGGAATTTTAAATCTATTGGGACGTGTGAGTGCATCATTCAAGACACGAGAATCGTGTGCACTACCTTCCCACCCAGCAAGCACATAACAAAATCTCAAATCAAACGTGACGGCAGCAAACACATTTTGTGTTGTTCCACCTTTCCGTCCGCGAAATCTTCCTTGCACATTAAGTGGCACAGAATCACGAATATGGGTTCCATCTATTGCTCCTAGACAATCTTTAAAGTATGGATAAAATCGAGGATTGCTAATGATTTCATGGGGAGTTAATTCACTATCCGGTAATACTATGAGCTTCTTATACAAAGTTAAAATGGCTCTCAAAACACTTCTAAAATAACGATGAACTGTCTCAATTGACCTATAATACCTTGATCCAATAACCCGAAATCTTACATTGTGACCTATTATATGTAAGAACATTATCACTTGTTCTTTAACACTAACGGCTCTAGTTGTGTGCAATAAGTTATTAGTGGTAAGAATGTCACACAACTTATAGAATGAAATAGGTTGCATTCTAATAATGctaatacattttttatcacCCTCACACAAAATACTATTTATGTAAGAATCACGGTCATAATCTCTATTGANTGGATTGTTGGGATTGTTAGCCTCTTCAGCTAATATCTGTAGAAATACACCCTCCATTGGCTTTGTCCACCTAAATTGCTTAGAAGTGCCAATTCCCTTGCCTTTATTCATGATGCTATAAGACAAATAATTTTGGaacaataaaacaataaaacaaatatcAACTATAAAGTAATCCAAGTTTAACAATTAATAACATTCAACAAAGCAGCACTAAGAAATGTTTAACAATAAAACAAGTACCAAACATAAACTAATCCAAGTTTAACAACTAATAACATCCAACAAAGTAGCAATAAGAAATGTTTAACAATAAACTAGATACTAAAGTCATTCCACATTTGTTCTGCAATTTCATCCCTCTTTGCATTCCACTGTTTAGCCTCGTGTCTTTCTTCACTTTGAGTATGAGATAATGTCAACAAGctaccatcatcatcaactaaTGCTTGATTAATTTCATCATTAGGATCGATTCCCATAATATGGTTATGAATTATGCAACAAGCTAAAACTATATCCACTTGTGTCATAAAATCCCAAAATGGTTCTGCATCTAATACACGGAATCGTTTCTTCAAAATTCCAAACACTCTTTCAATAGTTGTTCTTAAGGACGAATGACGAAGATTAAATAGTTCTTTCTTATTCTCAGGACGATGACCACTAAACTCCTTCAAATGATATCTAACACCACGGTATGGAGTAAGTATCCCATTCCGGATGCCATATCCAGCATCACCAAGATAATATTTTCCTACAAGTGTACACAACTTGATTacttatatgtaatttttatataatatattgtaacaTAATGAAAAAATGATAGTTGTATTAGTTATACCTTCTGGAATTTTAAATCTATTGGGACGTGTGAGTGCATCATTCAAGACACGAGAATCGTGTGCACTACCTTCCCACCCAGCAAGCACATAACAAAATCTCAAATCAAACGTGACGGCAGCAAACACATTTTGTGTTGTTCCACCTTTCCGTCCGCGAAATCTTCCTTGCACATTAAGTGGCACAGAATCACGAATATGGGTTCCATCTATTGCTCCTAGACAATCTTTAAAGTATGGATAAAATCGAGGATTGCTAATGATTTCATGGGGAGTTAATTCACTATCCGGTAATACTATGAGCTTCTTATACAAAGTTAAAATGGCTCTCAAAACACTTCTAAAATAACGATGAACTGTCTCAATTGACCTATAATACCTTGATCCAATAACCCGAAATCTTACATTGTGACCTATTATATGTAAGAACATTATCACTTGTTCTTTAACACTAACGGCTCTAGTTGTGTGCAATAAGTTATTAGTGGTAAGAATGTCACACAACTTATAGAATGAAATAGGTTGCATTCTAATAATGctaatacattttttatcacCCTCACACAAAATACTATTTATGTAAGAATCACGGTCATAATCTCTATTGACTATCTCATGCTCGTAAGAATCACGGTCATAATCTCTATTGACTATCTCATgctctatttgattttttttcctaagaAATTGCAATAAAAGAATCCCAACAGCTAGTATTGCACTTGATGCACTCATCACAGCAGCACGTACATGATTATTATCCATCTATACaatccaaaaatacaaaataatcaccataataatatcacaattgttataaattatttatttataccaacaaaaaatcacaacaaaataacatatctcaaaaacataatcaaacaatacataacaataaaaaaaaatctcaaaaacataatcaaacaatacataacaataaaaaaaaaactcaaaaacataatcaaacaatacataacaataaaaaaaaaaacccaattaGTAAAAACATTGAGTTTTGAAGTTGAAAGCAAACACACAGAGTATTAAATTTCTTTACTGAGAGTATAAGTATTAGATATAGAGTATTAAATTTCTTTACTGAGAGTATAAGTATTAGATATGTAATTCAATAAAGAGTTACTGAGAGTATAAGTATTAGATATGTAATTCAATAAAGAGTTTCCTTTGATAGCATAACAATGGCAGTAATTCAATAAAGAGTTTCCTTTGATAGCATAACAATGGCAACAAATGCAATTAAAGATCATTTACTTTTGAACTTGAGCTACTAATGGATAATGCagcaatcaaatatatatatatatatatgtattcacacatacacatattcaTGAGTACAAAACCACCAAATTCCCACCACATAGCAAATCAATAACTATATGGTCCATGGGAGAAGAATAACTTTATGGTCCACAGCAGTCAGCAATAACATTATCAATAATATACTTACTGCACCCTGAAGGTAGTAACCCACTAAAGCTTAAGCTAGGTAGCtgaaacatcatatatatatatatatacacacacaggtTCATAGAAACGATGTGTGAAAGGGGGCTGTTGCATTGAGTATAAAGAGAAATCATGGGCAAAGCAGAGATTTGCAACCACCCATAAAAATTCCATATTCTCTGTAAAGCCTCATTCTCTGAGCCCATTATAAAGAAAGGGAATAAGGGTTCAAATATATGCCCTCCTACTAGAAAGAACAGAAATTGAGAAACCAGTCCTTGGGACTGGGCGCAAACCAGTCCGTCGGGACTGGTTTCGCAAGCCAGTCCGTCGGGACTGGTTTTGCAAGCCAGTCCGACGGATTGGTTGCGAAATTAGTCCGTTTTTTGGTCAAAAATAGGCAAAAAATTTCAGATCTGAAGAGGATAGTGAGATGCAAATGGAGAGAGTCGTTGATGAtgggaagagaaagaaaaatacctTGAtgatgggaagaagaagagccaTTGGAAGCCAAATGGAGAGAGCAGATGAAGAGGAGGTGTGAGATGCAATGGCGAGCAATGAGAAGCGCAGCAGAGGCGTGAGAGGTGAGAAGCGAAGCAGAGGCGTGAGAGGTGAAAGGCGAAGCCGGGAAGGGCGTGAGaaatctggaaaatgacttcccccaaaaaaaaggggaagtcattttcctccaaattagactcattttccattgactaatTTACTATTTTCCTTTGACCTTGTTTTCCTTGCCCTTCCCAAACACCacaaacccggaaaatgatttccagaaatcattttccgggtttccaaacacacccttagtgcaATCATTCTGCATGCTCTCTGCTCAACTCCTAATCGTTACTAATTGACTGTCTAAATTGTTTTGACATATTAGACTAAGAGTGTTCTGAATTAGAATTTGGGTCTAACTTATCCAATTATCCTATCAGTAACCAAAAAGGTGATGTTGCAGAGCAAGCAAATGGCTTCTCTAAAATCCATTTCCCAGTAATAAGGGTGTTGGCCAAGCAGGTAGTAAAATGGCAATGCAGGATGGCAATGGACTATTAACCTTTATCCATAGTGAATGAGAGATCTATCAATTGTACACTAGCTAGTATAGGATTTCAATCCAAAGAATCACAAATTAATGTTGtaaatataaagaataaaactaGAGAGTGATGATTTCCACAAATTATATTCTTATTTGATGTACATCAAGTTGCATAGGTTAACAAGCTCTATGTTTTGCAGttaatgtcactttgtttgagATATTGAAATCCAAAGTCAGACTATGCAGAAGTACTTCACCTACTAAACAAACCAGATATCAACTTCCCTCTTTCGAGACGCTCGAGAAGCTTCTTGGCACCCGGGACATCCATCTCGCTAAGTTTCTTGAGATATCCGATCGCCCCAT encodes:
- the LOC116029781 gene encoding uncharacterized protein LOC116029781 — its product is MNKGKGIGTSKQFRWTKPMEGVFLQILAEEANNPNNPTNNFRSSSFNRVASTISEQFNVACESKHVENHLKTVKNTWMMICKLKNLSGVGWEDSLKMITCDSATYMELISATPKYETILNRKIEYYDEMSIVVGRDCAVGRFAKSFADIELESTNEVDDITPENLHDQNDEETRGKTSVSTATSSKKSGRKRKSLDLKVDEMAKQLGNIASAIKSLSTSGIDESELYQQVMTIGADFHEDDLCKAFEFLMTNEVQARIFKVKSSSLKRKWIESFISSLS
- the LOC116029782 gene encoding protein ALP1-like — its product is MNKGKGIGTSKQFRWTKPMEGVFLQILAEEANNPNNPXNRDYDRDSYINSHNVRFRVIGSRYYRSIETVHRYFRSVLRAILTLYKKLIVLPDSELTPHEIISNPRFYPYFKDCLGAIDGTHIRDSVPLNVQGRFRGRKGGTTQNVFAAVTFDLRFCYVLAGWEGSAHDSRVLNDALTRPNRFKIPEGKYYLGDAGYGIRNGILTPYRGVRYHLKEFSGHRPENKKELFNLRHSSLRTTIERVFGILKKRFRVLDAEPFWDFMTQVDIVLACCIIHNHIMGIDPNDEINQALVDDDGSLLTLSHTQSEERHEAKQWNAKRDEIAEQMWNDFSI